In Fusarium oxysporum f. sp. lycopersici 4287 chromosome 6, whole genome shotgun sequence, a single window of DNA contains:
- a CDS encoding hypothetical protein (At least one base has a quality score < 10) — protein MLTEIGHGLDARNLETTATLQADGSFELHTPTTAASKVMPPTTPYCGIPRVAIVFARLMVRGKSQGVKPFIVSLSDADAMRPGVSSRILPTRPGTKPLDHAITTFNRVRLPYNALLGSPAKPKSERAEFLCHIRRVAVGTLSLSIMGISAIRVGTRIASLYSERRTITAPDGHSAMPIIGFSTQQRPIVEGWVQGKVLTAFAHWAVSMCPDPAHPTQHALGTIFKATVIKASRVLGELAERCGWRGLFAFNQISELDLTFQGNSIAEGDTMVLCIRLVSELLGGKLQLPTCQNALAPLAQQEHRLMTEIQARLTEIGGYGKHRTEAFNQHILPFCRPLVETIGHRMAYEAAQCSGISPDVLELYERLSTGKALIRLPAQDVSRVRCEDPLVDEQYETIIAQIRSEALYHDPIDDYITAPIVSEEKWENFTESLLCFSPPASLDKCKPKL, from the exons ATGCTGACGGAGATTGGTCACGGCTTAGATGCTCGCAACCTGGAAACCACGGCAACGCTGCAGGCTGATGGCTCTTTCGAGTTACATACTCCTACCACAGCAGCATCAAAAGTAATGCCTCCTACAACACCATACTGTGGAATACCACGGGTCGCGATTGTTTTCGCCCGTCTGATGGTCCGAGGGAAGAGCCAAGGCGTGAAGCCTTTCATTGTGTCTCTCAGCGACGCAGATGCGATGCGACCTGGCGTCTCGTCGCGAATATTACCGACGAGACCTGGTACCAAACCACTGGATCATGCAATTACGACATTTAATCGTGTTCGGTTGCCCTATAATGCCCTGCTTGGTTCACCCGCTAAGCCGAAGAGTGAGCGTGCTGAGTTTCTGTGCCATATTCGGCGTGTTGCTGTTGGAACGTTGTCACTTTCCATCATGGGCATATCGGCTATCAGAGTCGGAACACGTATAGCTTCTCTCTACAGCGAGCGAAGAACTATCACGGCGCCCGATGGGCATTCGGCTATGCCAATCATCGGCTTCAGCACTCAGCAGCGCCCTATCGTCGAAGGATGGGTCCAGGGCAAGGTTTTGACCGCATTCGCCCATTGGGCTGTGAGCATGTGCCCGGACCCTGCCCATCCGACGCAACACGCGCTTGGCACCATCTTTAAAGCGACAGTGATCAAAGCATCACGGGTCTTGGGGGAACTCGCGGAGAGGTGCGGATGGCGAGGCCTTTTTGCATTCAATCAGATCAGTGAACTGGACTTGACCTTTCAGGGGAACTCCATAGCCGAAGGCGACACGATGGTACTATGTATTC GTTTGGTCTCCGAGCTCCTTGGCGGCAAACTACAACTTCCAACCTGCCAGAACGCGTTAGCGCCTTTAGCGCAGCAAGAGCACCGGTTGATGACCGAAATTCAAGCAAGACTTACGGAGATTGGAGGATACGGAAAGCATCGGACCGAGGCTTTCAATCAGCACATTCTTCCATTTTGCCGACCGTTGGTTGAAACGATCGGTCACCGTATGGCTTACGAGGCCGCTCAATGTTCAGGGATCTCACCGGACGTCCTGGAACTGTACGAACGTCTATCTACCGGCAAGGCCTTGATCCGTTTACCAGCCCAAGACGTATCCAGAGTGAGATGCGAAGATCCCCTGGTAGACGAGCAGTACGAAACAATCATAGCTCAAATTAGATCGGAGGCCCTTTATCATGATCCGATCGACGATTACATAACGGCGCCGATCGTATCCGAAGAGAAGTGGGAGAACTTTACAGAAAGTTTGCTTTGCTTCTCCCCCCCAGCAAGTCTTGATAAATGCAAACCGAAACTTTGA
- a CDS encoding hypothetical protein (At least one base has a quality score < 10), which yields MTSTPDKLKQEPPQDDVPMHSDDDGSQPSQKDTNQVTQNNENQPGQKDTNDVGQNNGEQPGQINVNQATQNNETQPEQKDTNDVGQNNGEQPGQINVNQATQNNEAQPGQKDANHRRVDKDNSANNARAFSPAVEDPNPKKAKTDHSFSFKPFAEAKTAPISPRAQTTTRTSPFPEDDGGGDPDLEKDLVGSQACPENMTTLGLVKEGKRPRYLNEYRIDGRSILRIETLKDGKFDENAAEVLPVTGGKYQAQHADKKWRDVAYVLGVAAFGSELNYEDFLCKLDPENPSKFKWMQTILIGIRWVDQTVTFVNRQWWRNNYEARDLSAKQTYLDRKEDGYRYWYKTRDDPEWRTRVNHKAFEDYRLFKWAFFYEKRYYQAMNPGQRFEIRDRTKSPSPIDDEVAKFRAMTVEESPSSKIYQSVETPLLDDDEGFDSDSRHSTQSRYKSSSRPKAHRDASQRVEPNGSPRPRNKHRFSTMRRFQQPLGITPRSMVVAH from the exons ATGACTTCCACACCAGATAAACTAAAGCAAGAACCGCCACAAGACGACGTCCCGATGCATAGCGATGATG ATGGCAGTCAACCTAGCCAAAAAGATACAAATCAGGTTACTCAGAACAATGAGAACCAACCTGGGCAAAAGGATACAAATGACGTTGGTCAGAACAATGGAGAACAGCCTGGTCAAATCAATGTGAATCAAGCTACTCAGAACAATGAAACCCAACCTGAGCAAAAGGATACAAATGACGTTGGTCAGAACAATGGAGAACAGCCTGGTCAAATCAATGTGAATCAAGCTACCCAGAACAATGAAGCCCAACCTGGGCAAAAGGATGCAAATCAC CGTAGAGTGGATAAAGACAACTCAGCCAACAATGCCAGGGCTTTCAGCCCAGCAGTAGAAGACCCCAATCCTAAAAAGGCAAAAACAGATCACAGCTTTAGTTTTAAGCCATTTGCAGAGGCAAAAACCGCTCCTATCTCTCCAAGGGCACAAACGACAACAAGAACCTCTCCCTTtcctgaagatgatggaggtGGCGACCCTGACCTCGAAAAGGATCTAGTCGGCAGTCAAGCTTGCCCTGAGAACATGACGACGCTCGGGCTCGtaaaagaagggaaaaggCCGAGATACCTAAATGAATATAGAATTGATGGCCGAAGCATCTTACGAATTGAAACCTTGAAAGACGGCAAGTTCGACGAGAATGCCGCGGAAGTCCTACCGGTAACCGGTGGGAAGTATCAAGCCCAACATGCGGATAAGAAATGGCGTGACGTAGCTTACGTCCTGGGCGTCGCAGCGTTTGGGAGCGAATTGAACTACGAAGACTTTCTATGCAAGCTGGATCCAGAAAACCCGTCCAAATTCAAATGGATGCAAACCATATTGATCGGAATTCGATGGGTTGACCAGACAGTCACATTTGTGAACCGTCAATGGTGGCGCAATAATTATGAGGCAAGGGATCTGTCCGCTAAGCAAACGTATCTGGACCGCAAGGAAGACGGATACCGTTATTGGTATAAGACGCGCGATGACCCTGAATGGAGGACTCGAGTGAATCACAAGGCCTTCGAGGACTACAGGCTATTCAAGTGGGCCTTTTTCTATGAGAAAAGGTACTATCAGGCCATGAATCCTGGGCAGCGGTTTGAGATTCGAGATCGCACCAAGTCGCCATCGCccattgatgatgaggttgcCAAGTTTAGGGCGATGACGGTTGAGGAGAGCCCGAGTTCGAAGATCTATCAATCTGTCGAGACTCCTCTGctcgacgatgacgaagGTTTTGATTCGGATTCCCGACATAGCACCCAGTCACGATATAAATCATCGAGTCGGCCCAAGGCGCATCGTGACGCCTCCCAGCGGGTGGAGCCAAATGGCTCACCGCGTCCTCGAAACAAACACAGGTTCAGCACAATGAGACGGTTTCAGCAACCACTGGGAATCACACCTCGCTCTATGGTAGTGGCTCATTGA